TATGGGGCTTCTCAATAAGCAAATAATACTGTCGGTAAGTGCCTGTCCCATTCAGGTGGCCTCTCTTGGCACCTTTATTTAGCATACTCTTTAAAATTCCAGTGACTATCTCACGAAGTTCATTACACTTAGGAGTGTACaaggtggtaactagctgccgaGTACTCATGAGTCTGCATACTTCCTGCGTCAGTTCTGAAGTAAACTGGCCCCCTATCACTCAGGATTTTCCTTGGAAAGCCTATTTTGTGAAGTATTTCCAGGAGGGCTTCCACTGTTTCTATTTTCACCAGTGATATTATTTCTAGATAATGTGCCCCATAGTCGACTATGTCAGCACATACTGGTTTCCTTTATCAGACACAGGCATTAATGGCCCAGTCAAGTCCACAGCTAATCTGCTGAATGGCTCTTCTATGAGAGACTTATTTCCTAGTAGCACTTTGGCTACCTTCCTTCTAGGTACTGTCCTTTGGCATATCTTACATGATCTGCAGAATATACTCACACCTCCAATGACTCCTTGTCTATGGAAGTTACTGGTGTTTCTAACTGCCATTTTCTTTGTTCCTAGGCGTCGTTCCACATTTGATTCATGGGTCAACGTTATCATTTGGGTCCAGTATTGTGTAggtaatatgatttttttaatttccccaGTGTAACTGATTTGACTGATTTGGTATAGCACTCCCTTTCGGGTCTCCATTCTATAAGTATCTTTCCCTTTTGTCTTGTGCTCAACTTTCACTGATTTTGTATAGCACTCCCTTTCGGGTCTCCATTCTATAAGTATCTTTCCCTTTTGTCTTGTGCTCAACTTTCACTGATTTTGTATAGCACTCCCTTTCGGGTCATTCTATAAGTATCTTTCCCTTTTGTCTTGTGCTCAACTTTCACTGATTTTGTATAGCACTCCCTTTCGGGTCATTCTATAAGTATCTTTCCCTTTATGTCTTGTGCTCAACTTTCACTGATTTTGTATAGCACAAAGTCCCTTTCGGGTCATTCTATAAGTATCTTTCCCTTTTCTCTTGTGCTCAACTTTCACTGATTTTGTATAGCACTCCCTTTCGGGTCATTCTATAAGTATCTTTCCACTTTACTGTCTTGTGCTCAACTTTCACTGATTTTGTATAGCATATCTTTCGGGTCATTCTATAAGTATCTTCTTGATCTTTGTCTTGTGCTCAACTTTCACTGATTTTGTATAGCACTCCCTTTTTGGTCATTCTATAAGTATCTTTCCGCTTCTGTCTTGTGCTCAACTTTCACTGATTTTACCACTGTATAGCACTCCTTTCGGGTCATTCTATAAGTATCTTTCCCTTTGTCTTGTGCTCAACTTTCACTGATTTTGTATAGCACTCCGAGCTTCTTGGTAATTCTATAAGTATTTTTATCAGCCTTTTGTCTTGTGCTCAACTTTCTCCCAGAAATTGTCCCAAGGTTTAGTATAGAAGGGTCTTGCTTCTGTGTTTCCTTGTTTGCACTTCTTTTCTTGAGCTCTGGTTGTGACAACAGATGCtatattattcttatttctgTCTGTTCATCCAAATTTCTA
This genomic window from Tachypleus tridentatus isolate NWPU-2018 chromosome 10, ASM421037v1, whole genome shotgun sequence contains:
- the LOC143228154 gene encoding uncharacterized protein LOC143228154; translated protein: METRKGVLYQISQISYTGEIKKIILPTQYWTQMITLTHESNVERRLGTKKMAVRNTSNFHRQGVIGGVSIFCRSCKICQRTVPRRKVAKVLLGNKSLIEEPFSRLAVDLTGPLMPVSDKGNQYVLT